One Hyphomicrobium sp. CS1GBMeth3 DNA segment encodes these proteins:
- a CDS encoding PQQ-dependent sugar dehydrogenase — protein sequence MAKAKENDGRGFSVQTIGGSVSRLRAPKSLTGRSKKVQSSDYILRLVELRADGFTPARIAPLGGAFLLGISLQNEADVQLIDLDRALAWQLGKLPIADVSGVEASVWPRILDLRTLSVTWGRDADDIERPLSADILISGSVFDGAENKRCQLVFVKTLKITFDEKPTFEAVEDWFKSPCVPEEIGTNHSWESGGGLELVPVSARRDPSKIEFYLGLGHFHAIHDTEWLGTLSEADRQLFTAVIRVAAPGNSRIVATGMRNTQGLANVFVPGVADPVLVGTDQGPYSGDEINIITAGEDYGWPQSTFGARYDERDRYVAKSERFHASGTRPVYFFAESGTAASPIIQVHGEAFSDAWAPRENTGLANLIVGAMARGSLYRIVFDGHKVLTAEALDIGFRPRSIVDLDDRIAIGSDEGVVAFLYPEQVRTAGKFRPLSSGVRVAFVPKGAGAERTDVPVASGNLLDGDAARGAVVFNRCRNCHSLEQGGQSSGPSLHGVFGRRPSDTEDYRFSEAMLKLDPRWDAVTLDRFIERPRKFAPGTKMLFQGIADPQDRADLITFLKSVTN from the coding sequence TTGGCGAAAGCTAAAGAAAACGACGGTCGAGGTTTTTCGGTACAGACCATTGGTGGATCTGTCTCCAGACTTCGGGCGCCAAAGTCCCTCACTGGTCGCTCGAAAAAGGTGCAGAGCTCGGATTATATTCTGAGACTGGTTGAGTTGCGCGCGGACGGGTTTACACCGGCGCGCATCGCGCCGCTTGGCGGAGCTTTTCTTCTCGGTATCAGCCTGCAAAATGAGGCTGATGTTCAGCTCATCGATCTCGACCGCGCGCTCGCGTGGCAGCTTGGAAAGTTGCCTATCGCTGATGTCAGCGGGGTCGAAGCGTCCGTCTGGCCGAGGATTCTGGACCTTCGCACATTGTCGGTCACGTGGGGGAGGGACGCCGACGATATCGAGCGCCCACTTAGCGCTGATATTCTGATATCCGGATCTGTCTTCGACGGCGCCGAGAACAAGCGCTGCCAGTTGGTTTTCGTCAAAACTCTCAAGATAACATTTGATGAGAAGCCGACGTTTGAAGCCGTCGAGGATTGGTTCAAGTCACCGTGCGTCCCAGAGGAGATCGGAACCAATCACTCTTGGGAAAGCGGCGGCGGTCTTGAGCTGGTTCCGGTCAGTGCGCGTAGAGACCCCTCCAAGATTGAGTTCTATCTCGGCCTCGGCCACTTCCATGCGATCCACGATACGGAGTGGTTGGGTACGCTATCGGAAGCGGATCGGCAGCTATTCACAGCGGTGATCAGAGTCGCCGCGCCGGGTAATTCGCGCATCGTCGCAACGGGCATGCGCAATACGCAGGGGCTCGCCAATGTCTTCGTGCCGGGCGTTGCCGATCCGGTATTGGTCGGTACCGATCAAGGTCCGTACTCCGGCGATGAGATCAACATCATAACCGCGGGCGAAGACTATGGGTGGCCCCAGTCCACATTTGGTGCTCGCTACGACGAGAGGGATCGCTACGTTGCAAAATCCGAGCGCTTTCACGCCAGCGGCACGCGGCCTGTCTATTTTTTTGCTGAATCCGGCACGGCGGCCAGCCCTATCATCCAAGTGCACGGCGAGGCGTTCTCTGATGCCTGGGCACCGAGGGAAAATACAGGCCTCGCCAATCTCATTGTCGGTGCAATGGCCCGTGGCTCGCTTTATCGGATCGTTTTCGATGGGCATAAAGTGCTGACCGCTGAGGCTCTCGATATCGGCTTCCGGCCGCGATCAATCGTCGATCTTGATGATCGTATTGCCATTGGTTCGGATGAAGGTGTCGTGGCGTTTCTCTACCCCGAGCAAGTTCGAACAGCCGGCAAGTTTCGGCCTCTAAGCTCCGGTGTGCGGGTCGCCTTCGTGCCCAAAGGCGCTGGTGCCGAGCGCACGGACGTTCCAGTCGCCTCTGGAAATTTGCTCGATGGGGATGCCGCGCGCGGTGCGGTCGTATTCAACCGCTGCCGCAACTGCCACTCGCTCGAGCAGGGCGGACAAAGTAGTGGTCCGTCGTTGCATGGGGTGTTTGGTCGTCGCCCCTCGGATACTGAGGATTATCGGTTCTCCGAGGCAATGTTGAAGCTCGACCCCCGGTGGGATGCGGTTACTTTAGATCGCTTCATCGAGCGACCGCGCAAATTTGCGCCCGGCACCAAGATGCTCTTCCAAGGGATCGCCGATCCTCAGGATAGAGCGGATCTGATCACGTTCTTGAAGTCCGTAACAAACTGA
- a CDS encoding ABC transporter ATP-binding protein: protein MDAQVRPASIELVGITKEYRLYHRSVDRLVELFAPNGRVRHDTIRALSDVTLSVGAGERVGILGANGSGKSTLLKVISQVLTPTAGEVRVAGRVSALLELGIGFAGELTGRENIIQYGILQGLTRDDIASRCEEIIGFSEIAEYIDQPIRTYSSGMVLRLAFACAVFTDPDVLIIDEALSVGDSYFQAKCLHKIRSMLDRGITFLYVSHSADSVRSLCTRGVLMERGRVVLDGASIDVAREYERRAFIRASRYQGASAPDGEALTETKPGEASAGHLLDVVSDDATPSEREFARRVAAMRSGNGTVRITNIEVLDAEGGQTDVVAHGEPLTVRVSYRVMSVPAAHTSIGVGICDRLGNQLVHMNTLDKGIDLAGTTPGVRGSVVFQLVNLFCPGDFAVIVGCSTVSRHPVNPSIWLVDELHDYCVGGAAFTVPASSAQASLWGAVALPYEVEFGAVLPNEVKFAE from the coding sequence GTGGACGCGCAGGTACGCCCGGCCAGCATTGAGCTCGTTGGTATTACGAAGGAGTACCGGCTTTACCATCGGTCTGTCGACCGATTGGTCGAGCTGTTTGCTCCCAATGGCCGCGTTCGACACGACACGATCCGTGCGCTCAGCGACGTAACGTTGTCTGTGGGCGCCGGAGAACGTGTCGGCATTCTGGGCGCTAATGGCAGCGGCAAGAGCACGTTGCTGAAGGTGATCAGCCAAGTCCTGACACCCACAGCGGGCGAGGTCCGGGTTGCGGGGCGCGTCTCGGCGTTGTTGGAGCTCGGCATCGGTTTCGCCGGTGAGCTCACCGGCCGCGAAAACATCATCCAGTACGGTATCCTGCAAGGCCTTACGCGCGATGACATCGCCTCGCGCTGCGAGGAGATCATAGGCTTCTCGGAGATCGCGGAGTACATCGACCAGCCGATCAGGACGTATTCGAGCGGCATGGTGCTGCGGCTCGCGTTCGCCTGCGCGGTTTTCACGGACCCGGACGTGCTGATCATCGACGAGGCGCTCTCGGTCGGAGACAGCTATTTCCAAGCCAAATGCCTGCATAAGATCCGCAGCATGCTGGATCGCGGAATCACATTTCTCTATGTCTCGCACAGCGCCGACAGCGTGCGGAGCCTCTGCACGCGCGGTGTGTTGATGGAGAGGGGGCGGGTCGTCCTCGACGGCGCATCCATCGATGTCGCGCGCGAATACGAGCGGCGCGCCTTCATTCGGGCAAGCCGCTATCAGGGCGCGTCCGCTCCGGACGGCGAAGCGCTAACGGAAACGAAACCGGGGGAAGCGAGTGCCGGCCACCTGCTGGATGTGGTGAGCGACGACGCGACCCCATCGGAGCGAGAGTTCGCTCGTCGCGTCGCAGCCATGCGCAGCGGCAACGGGACCGTACGGATCACCAACATCGAGGTGCTCGATGCGGAGGGTGGGCAGACGGACGTGGTGGCGCACGGAGAGCCGCTGACCGTTCGGGTCAGCTATCGCGTCATGTCTGTGCCTGCGGCGCACACGTCTATCGGTGTGGGAATTTGCGACAGGCTCGGAAATCAACTCGTGCATATGAACACCCTGGATAAGGGCATCGATCTTGCCGGCACAACGCCAGGCGTCCGTGGCAGTGTCGTCTTTCAACTTGTCAATTTGTTTTGCCCCGGAGACTTCGCGGTCATTGTCGGATGCAGCACGGTTAGCCGTCACCCGGTCAATCCGAGTATCTGGCTTGTCGACGAGCTTCACGATTATTGCGTCGGGGGTGCGGCTTTCACGGTTCCGGCATCGTCGGCTCAAGCATCGCTTTGGGGAGCGGTGGCACTGCCTTACGAGGTGGAGTTCGGAGCTGTATTGCCGAACGAAGTTAAATTCGCTGAATAA
- a CDS encoding ABC transporter permease, with protein MSSKLGDGGFKLATWARITLELVRRDMEVRYAGSRAGVLWSVGVPLLNAAVLSTVFSWLMAGRMGLRYDGVPFPVFYFAGIAPWTLSAESVARSTNVIVENASIVKRVRFPMETFCMQVVGSAFISYGVMIFTAMLLMLLYGLPLTPRLIWLLPLLAITACLVLGTCFVLSALAVYFRDIAQIIPVVLNLAFFLTPILYPPSLVEHAPAWARVIILDLNPMHYLVEAHRYCIIGAADIEPRGVFYVGAVSILVCIGGLLLFRKLKSGFADVL; from the coding sequence TTGAGTTCGAAACTCGGCGACGGAGGATTCAAGCTCGCTACCTGGGCGCGTATCACGTTGGAGCTTGTCCGCCGCGATATGGAGGTACGCTATGCGGGGTCGCGTGCAGGCGTGCTCTGGAGCGTCGGCGTCCCGTTGCTCAACGCTGCCGTGCTTAGCACTGTCTTCTCGTGGCTCATGGCTGGCCGTATGGGGCTGCGTTATGACGGCGTTCCGTTTCCGGTGTTCTATTTCGCCGGCATCGCTCCGTGGACGCTATCTGCGGAATCCGTTGCGAGAAGTACGAACGTAATCGTCGAAAATGCATCAATCGTGAAACGCGTCCGTTTTCCTATGGAAACGTTCTGTATGCAGGTCGTCGGTTCCGCCTTTATCTCTTATGGCGTGATGATTTTTACCGCGATGCTCTTAATGCTGCTCTATGGGCTTCCACTGACTCCGCGTTTGATTTGGCTCCTGCCGCTGCTGGCGATTACGGCTTGCCTTGTGTTGGGCACCTGCTTTGTGTTGAGCGCGCTCGCAGTTTATTTCCGGGATATTGCGCAGATCATACCTGTGGTTTTGAATCTCGCTTTCTTTCTCACGCCCATCCTCTATCCGCCCAGCCTTGTCGAGCATGCACCTGCGTGGGCGCGCGTGATTATTCTCGACCTGAATCCGATGCACTATCTCGTGGAGGCGCATCGCTATTGCATCATAGGTGCCGCAGACATTGAGCCCCGAGGGGTTTTCTATGTTGGAGCAGTGAGCATTCTGGTCTGTATCGGGGGGCTTCTGCTTTTCAGAAAACTCAAATCCGGTTTCGCAGATGTTTTGTGA
- a CDS encoding glycosyltransferase, with product MVPNVSIIINTYNRAKSLARTLESLSWLRYEKFEVVVVNGPSSDDTAAVLDTYADRIKIGSCPEANLSMSRNVGLAMASGEIVAYLDDDAIPEPDWLNALSAFYADPRVGCVAGYIRDHTGYSFQCKVTVCDRFGDAEGYDNVEAALASGAVMHGPGSARYLSPTGANSSFRRRALVGIGGFDEVFAYFLDETDVALRLIDAGWKVAYQPAAEVHHKFASSHLRDANRIPTSIHVPARSKAYFVIRHAANAFGLGKAVDYLADYRIARRQDKRWLANNGLIDADQHAKLVREIASGTESGVAEAFMWPNGRLAEPGCEEERTFKPFPILLPKDERLRICFISQDYPPGPVGGIAVWTHTLATALAALGHEVSVVARTKEHPRVDLEHGVWVHRIPQRHHPERTLPGLPDLPPLIADWCFSAFDEVQRIRARRSLDIVSAPIWDVEGAACLADGTLTTVTSLHSTYQLVLPSKKMWLNDENYRRLHVNKLIAAEVWMLERSSLILGNSHAIVRDIEQAYGLTVDPERLRIVPHGLVPEKPAVAPVKSGSRILYVGRFETRKGVDVLAKAIPLVMATHPEAHFVLVGDPNVDEDGRGPTYLGLVRHVVDRYPGRVEMLGAVSRETLIEEYARADIFVAPSRYESFGLIFLEAMMHGVACVGTNVGGIPEVVEHEVTGLLVPSEDPAALAAALSRLIADPTLRGRLGDAGYAAVTSMFTAKQMAEAVEDAFESALEGCAPQYSQRLLATAGGRR from the coding sequence ATGGTTCCGAATGTTTCAATCATCATCAATACCTACAACCGCGCCAAATCTCTGGCGCGGACGTTGGAGTCCCTCTCCTGGTTGCGATATGAAAAGTTCGAGGTCGTTGTCGTCAACGGCCCGTCCAGCGACGATACCGCCGCGGTCCTCGACACGTATGCCGATCGCATCAAGATCGGCTCCTGTCCCGAAGCCAACCTCTCGATGTCGCGGAACGTCGGGCTGGCGATGGCCTCGGGCGAGATCGTCGCCTATCTCGATGACGACGCGATCCCCGAACCTGACTGGCTCAACGCGCTGAGCGCGTTTTATGCCGACCCTCGTGTGGGCTGCGTGGCCGGCTATATCCGCGACCATACGGGCTACAGTTTCCAGTGCAAGGTCACTGTCTGCGACCGCTTTGGGGATGCCGAAGGCTACGACAACGTCGAGGCCGCGCTCGCCAGCGGGGCTGTCATGCACGGTCCAGGGAGTGCGCGATATCTCAGCCCGACGGGTGCCAACAGCAGTTTCCGACGACGCGCTCTCGTTGGGATCGGGGGCTTCGATGAGGTCTTCGCGTACTTCCTCGACGAGACGGATGTTGCACTTCGACTGATCGATGCCGGATGGAAGGTCGCCTATCAGCCGGCGGCAGAAGTGCATCATAAATTCGCTAGCAGTCACTTGCGCGATGCCAATCGCATTCCAACAAGCATCCATGTTCCCGCGCGGAGCAAGGCCTATTTCGTCATCCGGCATGCTGCAAATGCCTTTGGGCTCGGGAAGGCCGTCGACTACCTCGCTGATTACAGAATTGCCCGCCGGCAGGACAAGCGATGGCTGGCGAACAATGGACTGATCGACGCTGATCAGCATGCCAAGCTCGTGCGCGAGATTGCCAGCGGGACGGAAAGCGGAGTCGCCGAAGCGTTCATGTGGCCCAACGGCCGTTTGGCCGAGCCCGGCTGCGAAGAGGAACGAACGTTCAAGCCCTTCCCGATCCTGCTCCCAAAGGACGAGCGGCTCCGCATCTGTTTCATCAGCCAGGATTATCCGCCCGGTCCCGTGGGTGGCATCGCCGTGTGGACGCACACGCTTGCGACCGCTCTCGCCGCTCTCGGTCACGAGGTCAGCGTGGTCGCCCGCACGAAGGAGCATCCGCGCGTCGATCTCGAGCACGGTGTGTGGGTTCACCGCATTCCCCAGAGGCATCACCCCGAACGCACCCTTCCAGGATTGCCGGACCTTCCACCGTTGATCGCCGACTGGTGCTTCTCCGCTTTCGACGAGGTGCAGAGGATACGTGCCAGACGCAGTCTCGACATCGTGTCCGCTCCCATCTGGGATGTGGAGGGAGCCGCGTGCCTCGCTGACGGGACCCTTACAACGGTCACTAGCCTGCATTCGACATATCAGCTGGTGCTGCCCTCCAAGAAGATGTGGCTGAACGACGAGAATTATCGCCGGCTGCACGTGAACAAGCTGATCGCCGCCGAGGTATGGATGCTCGAGAGGTCGTCGCTCATTCTCGGCAACAGCCATGCCATCGTGCGCGACATCGAGCAGGCCTACGGGCTAACCGTTGACCCCGAGCGATTGCGGATCGTGCCTCATGGTCTGGTGCCGGAAAAGCCGGCTGTGGCTCCGGTGAAGTCAGGCTCGCGGATTCTCTACGTCGGGCGGTTCGAGACGCGCAAGGGCGTGGACGTTCTCGCCAAGGCGATCCCTCTGGTCATGGCGACCCACCCCGAGGCGCACTTCGTGCTGGTGGGCGATCCTAACGTCGATGAGGACGGGCGTGGACCTACCTACCTCGGCCTCGTGCGCCATGTCGTCGATCGGTATCCCGGCAGGGTCGAGATGCTGGGGGCCGTGTCGCGAGAAACGCTGATCGAAGAGTACGCGCGCGCCGACATCTTCGTGGCGCCGAGCCGCTATGAATCTTTTGGGCTGATCTTCCTCGAGGCGATGATGCACGGTGTCGCCTGCGTCGGGACGAACGTCGGAGGCATTCCGGAGGTGGTTGAGCATGAGGTCACGGGCCTGCTTGTCCCATCCGAAGATCCGGCTGCTCTTGCCGCCGCGTTATCGCGGCTGATTGCCGATCCGACGCTTCGCGGCCGGCTCGGTGACGCGGGCTATGCTGCGGTCACGTCGATGTTCACGGCCAAGCAGATGGCTGAAGCGGTGGAAGACGCTTTCGAAAGCGCATTGGAGGGATGCGCGCCTCAGTACAGTCAAAGGCTTCTGGCGACGGCCGGAGGCCGACGGTGA